The Nicotiana sylvestris chromosome 6, ASM39365v2, whole genome shotgun sequence genomic sequence CCTTTTGTAACGTCTGTTTTGGGTTATGACTTGTGACTTCCTGCCTTCAGATGATTTGCCAATATGGGGTATGTTCTTAGCTAGTTTATCTCTAATGTTTCTGATTACCGTGGACAGTTATATAACATAAATAAACACTCACTTGGTATCAGGTTTCGTGGGCGAGGTGCATTCTGACAGAAATCAAGATATCAAGCATGTAATCTATACACACACGAATCTTCTTATTAAGTACAATGGAGACCAGGTAGGTACTTTGTTATTAGTTCTTAATGCCTTGTGGCAATGATCTGCAATTTAATGTTGATAATCTAACTCTAATCGAAGCCCTTTAGATCATTTTTGTCCAACTGTATCAAGAGAGCCCAAAGCCATTGGAGGAAGGAAGGGTCTTGGACATGACATATTCTGTTAAATGGGTCCCGACAAACGTTACTTATGCACGACGTTTCGATGTTTACCTGAATTTCACCTTTTTTGAGAACCAGGTACATGCCAATCCTCTAGCCTATTTTGTTGGGTACTTAAGTGAAGCTTTATTGATCAGAAATCGATGAATATGTTATGCTTTAGCAACATTGAATTCTTTCTTGGAATTGtttgttgatgatatgctagtatGTGATACCTTAGATATCAGTACCGAGCACTTGCTGACTTCCATAATGGTCTTTTCATGGAAGAATTTGAAAAGCAACAAAATAACTGCTGCACCAGTTATTGCAGTTTTATGCTTTATCGACTTGTGTAGCCAATGGAGGTCTGGACCACAAGAAGTAGCTATTTTGTGAACTGAAAATGTATCCAGTGGGGAAATCCACATTCCATTCTTATTagttttcttaaaacatgtttGGAGAGACTGAGGCGTGGTATTTCTGCATATAAATATCACACACCTACTTCCTTTTTGGCTTCCAACGTGGCAAATGGGTTTTTCTCAAAACTTAGTAATCTTTCAGGTTCTCATTGAATCAAAACACTAAGGAGAAAGCAGATAAAAAGCTTAGGCAGTTAGTCCCCATTAACTCCGTATAGCTCTTCGTGTTCTCAGCTCCTAAAACGTCTTGTTCCTTTTGCAGATTCATTGGTTCTCTGTTTTCAATTCCATCATGATGGTTGTTTTCCTCACTGGGTTGGTGTCTATGATTTTGATGCGCACTCTTCGCAATGATTACGCAAAATATGCTCGTGAAAATGATGACATGGAGACCCTGGTAaagcttttttttcttctcattaATCACGTAATTGCGTGAACTTATGTCTCCAATGGCATATCCTTACTTGAAAATTACTAATTTTTGGTGTTTTATTGGTTGACTTCTTATATAGGATAAGGATGTACATGAAGAGTCTGGTTGGAAACTCGTCCACGGTGATGTCTTCCGACCTCCAGAAAATTTGGCTCTGCTTTCAGCAGTTGTCGGGACTGGTGCTCAGCTTTCAACACTTGTTCTCCTTGTCATTATATCTGCCATGATTGGAAATTTGTACATAGGGTATGTTTGCAACCTGTGTTACTCATCGTacaaaccagatctgaaaattttggttcTAGACAGTAGAGACTGCATTTCTTCTGTTTTTTTAACCGTTAGGTTTTTTGACACTCAGTAACCAAATGATCTTCATCCCCTTATCTGAATCAGTCCAACTATGTGTTCTTTGTAATCAAATTATGTCGATCATCTTCTATTTGAATACTAACTACTACTCCATATGGATTTCCAAGTGAGTTAAAATAGCCAGGTGTGTCCTATATTTGACTATATGATCAGCACTACTGCATTTATAATGCTTCTTATTTATTTCTTATGATCTTAGGAGAGGAGCAATTATTACAACATTTATTGTATGTTATGCTCTTACATCATTCATCTCAGGATATGTGAGTGGTGGCCTGTACTCTCGTAATGCCGGTATGTGCTCTCCTGCCTGATGTGTATAAGTTGTTTCCTTGCGTAGGAGAGATTAACATAATCAAATTTGTGTGTTTAACATATGGATCATTTATCAATTGAAGGGTTTTCTTCTTTGAATCTTTTCAGGTGAAAATTGGATAAAGTCAATGGTCCTTACAGCATCACTTTTCCCTTTTGTGTGCTTTGGGATTGGGTTCATCCTAAACATAATTGCCATATTTTATGGATCCTTACTTGCTATTCCCTTTGGCACAATTGTAGTTGTTTTTGTTATTTGGGCTTTTATTTCGTTTCCCCTGACTCTCCTTGGTACGGTTGTTGGAAGAAACTGGAGTGGTGCGCCAAACAATCCATGCCGTGTTAAGACTATCCCTCGTCCTATCCCTGAGAAGAAATGGTACCTTAAACCATCTGTAATTTCTATGGTGGGAGGTCTTCTTCCCTTTGGAAGCATTTTTATTGAGATGTACTTCATCTTCTCTTCCTTCTGGACCTACATGGTAATTATTCTTTTTGGTATCTAGAGAAACCTGTCGTGAGATACTTCTCGCGTGCTGCTTGTTCCTGGCATCTTTTTAGCAATATTTAGACTTGTTTGTTTTACTACTCGAACCTTCAAATTTCGGAATCTCCAAGTAACAGGATGTTATAAAATATTCATTTATTGAGAACCTTCTTTTTGGCATGAACAATACATGCTTATAATTCTGGCCAAGGTGTTACCATTTGGGGTATGCATATAATATTGAAGAGCTTATTGTTCTAAAACCTGTCATAGTTGATACATCTTCGTTCATATTTGTAATTGATGGAATCTTTTGAAGGATGTCAATCTTCTGTGAGTAGTTTTCTGAGCCATCTCTCTTTATCTCATTTTGTTCATAGAAGTAACAGTATACGTGTAAGTAGTTAATCTTTTCTCGACGTTGCTGGAGATTCTGAAGCATTCATCTACTTATATTTCTGTGGTATAGCTATATTTTAGTTGAAATGTCTTTTCGATTTTTAATTCCACTTACCACCTTGATGATATTCTTGACAGGTGTACTACCATGTGTATGGGTTTATGCTCCTCGTTTTCATTATTCTGATCATCGTCACTGTTTGTGTGACAATTGTGGCAACATATTTCTTGCTGAACGCGGAGAACTATCATTGGCAGTGGACTTCATTCTTCTCTGCTGCTTCAACTGCTTTTTATGTGTACCTCTATTCCATATATTACTATTATGCAAAGACTAGGATGTTTGGTCTTTTCCAGACCAGCGTTTACTTTGGCTACACTCTTATGTTTTGCCTTGGTCTCGGCACGCTATGTGGTAAGCTCTCTTAGTATCATTCAATTGGTCTGTCTTGTGATAGATATGCATACTGCGGGCATACATGCatatgtagatctccagttatTTCCTTCCAAAGAACTTTTTTTCCTGTCATTAACTCGAGTTCTTGGCTCAATTGTTTCTTGCTTGATGTTTTGGAAACTACAGGTGCTGTAGGGTATATCGGCTCTAATTTGTTCGTCAGGAGGATTTTCAGCAATATCAAATGTGATTGAGTGCCTAATACTGCACAAGAGAGGTTACTATTTATAGAGTTTTCCGCGTTGAGTTCTGCCAATCTCTTGAGCGAGTAGTTGTATGGTCAATGATTTCCAGCTGAGCTCATGGCAATATTGATCACAATTAGATGAAGCTATACATTACATTGACCAGAACTAGCATTTTGTATCTTTCAAGACATTGAGAATCCAATTTCATGAAGCAAAATATTACATGGATAAATTTAAAGAGTACCCTTTGCAGATTTTATTTACATTGTGTAGTGTATAAGCTCTGTACAAATTTCCTACTAAACATTTTACCATATTGAACAGACTATTTGATGGTACCTTCCTTTGGAAAAGACCGTCACTTTGTCTCTAAGCTTTTGATTTTGCTCTTTCCTTTTCAGTTTTTTTCCTCTTGGGAACTAGACTCTGCTTATATGAGCCTCGCAAAACATAGTCAATAAGTGTTTTCCTTTCTAATCAAAGTTTACAAAGTTTTAGTAACACCAGAGTTGAATGATTGTAGATGGTGCAAAGTGACTAATGTGTACTTCGATTAATTCCACAGAATACACATGGAAAGAATCACCTGGTGTTTTTTGGTCTATCGAACTTGAGAGGATGAGACCTCATGATAATCGAAGACTATATGGTTCTAATTCACTTTATTAGTCACTAGACCGTACCCTTACCTGCAGATTTTTGGAAAGAGAACCATATCTTGATCTATCTATATAATACTTTAAATAAGTGAGAGTGtgtaaagagaaaagaaaagaaaagaaaacatataTTTTTAGCCGCTTTCAAAAATAATACcagataaatatatatatatttgtgtatagatataatatacatattttatacacTTTTGGCTAGGGAATGCAATTTGTGTTTTGCCGTATTTTATTCCTATTTGTTCTTGTTAATTAGGTTTATCAACCAGATCAATGTCACTAGAGAAGAGAAGATCAACAATGGGAAATTGTTGCAAATGGCTGAAGCTTCTGGTAAAGGGGAAAAAAGAGAGAGACAACGCGAGATGCAAAACATGGAATTTGAGGTCTACGATAAATGGATTCTACAACCATTGAATAGCAAAATTAAAAAGGATGGAGATAACCTTCAATTCATAATTTCTCTGGGGGAAAAAACCTATAGAATCCCCCAAATTTCTTCCATTAAATCCCTAACTCGAAAATTATCCAAACCTTCTTGATTATATATAAATCCGTCTTTAATTCGGTTTATTTTCATGAATTTAAGGTAAAGCTCCATTCTTTAATGCTTTTACCCCCGTTCGGGAAGATTGTATTCTAACTTTTGGTTAATAAATTTTCGTCAGATTTCATTGACATTTTCCTGCTTTCGAGCAGCTACATCTATTTGGAGATTCGTGTTGTTCCTCCGCCTCTTATCGACGAGTCCTACTGATCATCTTTCTTTTTTGCTCTTCCTCACTATGCTTTCAGGTACTCTTCGATCTTCCTTACCCTTCATATGTGATTATCACTATCTGTATATATGTTTATAACTATGCTTCTGCTGAATTCTAAGTTGGCTGGCATTTAtggttcacaatttttttttttttgttaactaGGGTCAGTTTTTTGGGTGATTTGCTCATCCTTTTAGATGTTTGGCTTGAATTGTTGTTTGCCGTTATGAGTGGACTCATCATCTGCTAAGTCGAACGAACCTTATAAGAAGTTTATTGGTATGATTACTAATAAGTATCTTTTCCAGCTACTGTGTTTTCGCTGATAAAGAAGTAATTCAATGTCATAAGGGTTCTGCATAATTCACCATAGATATGATATCAAGCTGATACTCTTAAGTCTCATGGTAATACTTCCCATTTACAAAATAAAACAACTTTGATTTCTTGCACATGATCAGAAAGCCAGTTAAGGAGATGAAACTTTATTAAAATACAATCAAATACCCCTTTTAAGTTTTGTAGGGATGATGTTGTTTCTCTTTCATCAAGTTTAAAAAAACAAGGAAAATAGTAGTGTTTTATCTAGTTCTATCTATCTTACTAGTAATGGTTCCCACACGGGGGCCTTGGTAGCAAACTCTAGCTTCGTAACTATGATTCCTCTTATGCATCTTCTTAACTGGTTTCTTGTACATGTTTGATTATCTATAATATAACGACATCTTTCcgaccaaaaaaaaaacaataataaaatttGAGTTCCTTAACTTTGAATCTGGTGAACTATGGGTAGGCGCCATCACAGAAAGTGCAGGTATATATTGACGAAGTCTCTCGGTCATTGAATTCTCTTGAGACACTAGTAGCCAAATAAAGTAACAAAGCAGTTTAGTCCAAGCACTTCTGTTAGATATTTACTAGACCAGACCATATTTTTATATAGAAACAAAAACATAATTTTCTTAACCCAATGGCAAAAGCTAAAATTTTGATTCTGTATTCAGAATTATGTTCAATCTCACTCATTTCGTAACGCTCCGAATCTGATTATTCTGGGAGTATCCATGGTATCGAGGACCAAAACATGATCAAAGCATTTCGTAAAAAAAGGTAAATAATATTCCATTAGTAATGAAGAAAATGAATGGAGGGTTATCCATATATGTTTTTCAGATCCATTAGAAGATGCAAAATAGCTAGAACTGAAGGTGGAGAAGTTTTTTTTTCTAAGGAAAGGACTCTTTTTAGTTTTATCCCCTTCTAATTTATACATAATTGTTTACACTATAGTTGTTGATCACTTCTTGGTGTGACCTCATGTGAGTAGTCTTGAACGATCATACTATTGTCGCTTATCTATTTCAGTCACTCTCATTTAATTTAGTCGATCTTTAGTCCAACTACAACAAGTGTCTTAATCTGAAGATTCTCCTAGTTGATAGGATCCGCatcaaaaatagaagaagaaagtagAATGGAAAATTTGTCaataatctatattatattaaaagcatgaaccCTTTAGTTAAAAAGTTAAATTACTTTATTACCCCTCTTATCTTAACATCCTATTTACGgtaattgttttttaaaaaaaaacaaaacatgcAAGAGTCCAAAGCCAACAGTCACAACCATTCTCTACGAGACAACAATCACTAAACGTTacactctcttttctttgcctttTCCTTTCCATTTGTCTGTTCATCTTATTTTAAATAGATTTTCTTTGTCATTTCTCCACAAAATCCAAATGTCATCAAACTTTAAATTGCAAATTCTCTTTAATCAAGCAATTTGTCTTCAGATTTATATTTGGAGCGTGTCATGGGATTTATATTTAGTCTTCTGAATCGGAGTTTATCATATAAAACCAACCAATGGCTGCTACAACTTGAGTTTCTCTCGAATTTTGCTATGCATATTCCTCAATTTAGTTGCTTTATTTGTTGATTGAACTGTAAATTAGCAGTGTTCGatgcttaaaaaaaattaaaaaagttaGGGTACATATATGGCACTTATTAATAATCTAACTACTTAAAAAAGAGGATCCTACAAATTAAAGAGTCCTAGATGAACAGTCACAACCATTCCATTTTCTATATCGCAATAGTCCCTTATAAAGTATTCACAGTACATTCTCCACGAGACAATTGACAGAAGACACAAAAATAACAGAAAGTGTTCATGCAAATTAAGGAAGCACATTAAGGTGATGAGTCTGGTCTTATAATCTCATAAAACTATTTTGGTTTCCTATGTCTCCATGTAAGTTTGATCAGTCTGTCGATTCATAAGAGAGAAAAAGACAATGACTTTATCGCACATTAACTGTTGCTTCTATTAAGAAGTCTAACAGTGATCCTTCTACTTTGTCTCATTGTCATAATATACCATTTAAGGGGATTATCTTTAGTATCGCCAGTTCTTGTATGGTTTATTTTGTACTTGTTTATCTCTTCTAAATGGCAACCAAAGAAATGTAAAGGGAAGTCTTACAGAAAATTGAGAAATGTTCTGAACTTCATATTCAAAGTTTGATATTCATGAAAGATTAAGAGTAATTAACCGTGAAATTCATGAGATATATGGATTTTGAATTCTTCTTATGTAGCATCAAAGGGTTCACTTGGCTATCTATTTCTCACTAGACATTGGATAAGATTCATCCACATATATGAAATGATAGTTATTAGTCGTCAtttttttatgaaaaaaaaaaaaatgcaattGGGCTATTTGTAAAATAAAAGTTTTTTTGTCATGGTTTTCTCAAACAAAATACATTTTAATGTTATATTTGTTTTCTCTAATTGTTAAAGGAATCCACGAGAGATTGACACTCTTGTTCCTTGTCCAAGAAGTGAGTACAACTTTTGAAGGTAGAGAAAATATCAAAGCCGTGAGTCAAGAAGAAAGTCATGAAATCGagttctgttttttttttaatttcacatATTATTTATCATTTATTTATACATTTAGTATTGTCCTATATGATTTTTTATGATGCCATCGATGAATAACAGGGTAGACATTTCACAAAGAGCGATGATCTACAAATTATCATATTGTGCATGCTAATTATGATAAAAATTAATATATGTTTAAAGGTTGTTGTTGTTACTTCTTTGTCAAAATGCAAGTTAGTTGTCTTACATATATGCTTCATTCATGATGTCAAGTGAAGTTAAATTTTTAAGCAGTTGAATGATATGACGTGATATATTATTTGGAAGGATCATACGCCAGGTATAGAGTCTATCGAGAAGTAGGTGAGATATGcttcataaaattaaaattaaaaaaatattcgtaaattaaattaaatttttagTTGTTTTTTTTTAGATTCATACGATAATTACTTTGACCTTGATAAACAAATTATTATGCAATGTTTACATTGGTCATTCGCAGAACCTTGTATTTTATTCTTTCGTGTATAGTAAAGTTTCATTCTTTGTTCTGTAGGCGATCAACCTATCACTTAATCACAGACTGCTTTATCATTATTAATTTTTTGTTGCTTGATCACATTCAAATTTATGTATCTACTTATTATATTTTACCCCTACTTGGTAGTTTTGTAGCAAGTTATTTCAGACATTTTATAGGTAAAGAAGAAATCACGATAATAACCACTACGTGCATTTCGATCGAAGAGCTTTATATTAATATTATTTTGCAAAGCAGTGTAATACATGACACGGCATACACGTGCAATGCACGTGCCGAGAAACTAGTAAAATACAAAAGTATAGTAAAACGGAGCACTCTTAGAAAAATTTGAATATGGAAGTCcctcttgaattcaagaagaaggAAATGATGAAAGTGAATAAGATGAAATGAATGTGTTTTTCTAACTCTGCCTTCCCCCGACAGTATTTGGTAAAATAATTGGGCTGCTTGCTTTGGCCAAAATtgcattttttttcatttgcttCCGAACATGGCGTCACAAGGATTATTTTGCTGAGTTTGGTTTAGCTCGATTTAGAAATGGGCAAAAGTGTTGTGTTTGAGCTAAATGGAGATGGATAGATACGCACAACCCTCTTTGTACTAATGTTTTATATCATTGAAACTTTTTTCACTCTCACTGGCCTATTTCTCCTCTTCTAATGATTTCCTATATCGGTAAAGGTTCAAATATGTATGCGAAATTGAACGGATTTGCTTGTCATTAATACGTTGGCACAAATATGCCCATGTCGTTCATATTTGCTCAAATATACTTTTATTTGAAACGCCCCACATAAATGGCATATTTGGTCTCATGCGTATACTTTGTTTTTGGTAGCAATATGAATATTACCATTGGTAACATCAAATGATTACACTTATAGAGCACCTAAATTTGACCACAGACTTTTAGGCCTCCAACAAAACAGAAAATCAACTAATTACAGATAATTTGTCTAACTAAACTCTTACATTTTTGTGCTTTCTTAGATTGTTGAAGTAACTCTAACCTTTCTATAACTTCCCTCTCTATTAACAGTTCttccttgaatttttttttgtgtttctAGCTCTTCAGGTATAGTATATCACTGCTATATGAGTTGCAGCTATCACTTCCTTTTTGAATTTCTTCCAATGCTTTCTTTTGATCATTTCCAGCATTTACTTGATTCCTGCAACCTGTAGCCCGCCCTAACCGCATGTTTATATCTTGTCTTACTGCATTGATCCAGCTGCATTCAACAAACAGGTGGTCTTTTGTTTCCAGTTTATCCTCATTACACAAATTACAGTTTATATTATCAACCTGTAATTGCATCCCAATCAGCCTGTCTTAGTTAGCAGCTTCCCAAGTGTTGAAAGTCAACCAATAAACCTGTGTTTAGGCTGTGCTACAGCTGTCCAGATTAAATCTGCAACCGTTAGTTTCTACTGTCGACCAATTATATCAAGATAACTTTTAGTGGTTGAGTATCTCCCTTCTGAAGTTAAAACATATCTGCCATGGGAGTACTATTCCTTCATCATTTCTTTGATTGAGTTTATCTTCCTCCAATACTAGCTACTATCTATAGGAGGTGTATGAGCTCTTATGTCATGATCAACTTTCATGTATACACTATGAACCCACCTTACCCATAAGGATTCCTTATTCTCTGCCAGCTGCCATATTAGTTTACCTACTGAGGCTATATTCCATTCTTTACACCCTTTGATATTTAAACCCCTCAAGTTCTTTGGACAACACACATTTTCCCATGCAGCCAAAGCCACTTTCTTTTGTCCCTCATTTTTACCTCGCAAATACTCCCTACATagcatgtctactccttttaccACATTTTGTGGTAAAATGAAGACATTCCCCCATAAGCTATGTATAGAGAAGAGCACAACATTTACTATTTGAAGTCTTCTTGCATATGATAATTGCTTAGAGTAGGTAACATTGATTCTGTGAGTGATCTTCCCAATCAACATTTGACAATCCATCTTGTTCCATTTCCTTGGAGATAAAGGCAGTCCCAAGTATCTGATAGGAAATGATCCAGAAGTAAATCCTGTTCTTTCCAACAGTTGGTCCTTGATACCTTCTTCAACCCCAGCTACAAAGATGCTAGATTTCTCCATATTGGCAATCAAACCAGACACTTTATTGAAGTGATCTAGGGCTTCCATTACTCTATTTACTGAGCTGATATTACCTTTGCAGAATATCATCAAATCATTAGCAAATATGAGATGTGTTAGCTTAATCTCTTTGCACATTGGATGGAATCTGAAGTCAGGTAATCGACTAAATGTCTTTAATGTTCTAGAAAGGTATTCCATTACTAGAACAAATAGCAGTGGAGAAATAGGATCTCCCTGCCTCAATCCTCTCTTTCCAGCAAAGTAAACATGGCCCTCTCCGGTAACTTTGACTGTGAACATAGTAGTAGACACACATACTATGATCCAATGTATGAATTTATCAAGAAATCCATATCCTCTTAAAGCTTCTGCCAAAAGCTCCCAGCTTATCATGTCATATGCCTTCCTAAGGTCTATTTTCATTAAGCATCTAGGAGTTGTCTTCCTATTGTAGTGCCTTATTAAGTCATGGCATATCAAAACATTGTGCATCATGGACCTTCCTTGTACAAATGTTGACTGGTTATCTGCTACTATATGATTGACTGCTGGCTTCAATCTTGTACATATCATTTTAGATATACACTTGTATAGAACATTACAGCAGGAAACAGGCCTATATTGAACTGCATTTTTTGGAACTTCCAATTTAGGTATCAAGGCAATGTTAGTGGCATTTATTTGCCTGAGCATGTTCCCATTCTGAAAGAATTCTAGAACTGCTGCAGTGATGTCTCTTCCCACAATTGACCAGGCTGTTTTGTAAAATCCACTTCCAAAACCATCAGGGCCAGGACTTTTGTTACTGTCAATCTGTCAATCTGAAAAATAGCCTGCTTTACTTCTCTTTCCATAAAAGGTTGCGTTATCTCTTGTTGCTGAGCTTCTGATAGACTAttcccattttttttattatactaCTAAAATCTTGCACCCTTTCTGTTGCTTTTTTCCCTAGTAGATTTTCATAATAGTCAACAAACATACCAACAATTGTATCAGGATCTGTTTGCCAAATACCAGAGCTGTCTTTGAGCTGAGTAGTAGCCTGCTTCAGTTTCCTGTGCTTGATTACTGAGTGGAAGTATTTGGTGTTGTCATCTCCCAGTCTAATCCATGTTGTTTTACTTCTTTGCTATAAATACACTTAAGCTAAATAAGATGATTGCCTGAACTTTTGATAAGCATTGACTTCAGCTTGTTGATATTCTAAACTAGTGGGACATCTCTGCAGTTGAACTTGGACATGTTTGAGTGTGTTCCTGTCCTCATTAGCTTCAGCCACTATGTTATGAAATGCCTATTTATTTAAAGCTTTCAATCCCCTCTTTAACATTTTTTATCTTTTCACTACTGTAAACATTTTGCACCCTTCAACAGTCTAGTTCCAACCCTCTTTGACTGTGCTCATGAATTGTGGATGTTGAGTCCATACATTATAAAATTGAAAGGATCTCTTACTTTTCAGCTTCTCATTCACAAAGGTCACCTTTACAGGATAGTGATCACTAATCCCCTCTATAAAAAATCTTGAATTGCATTCTGGCATAGTATCAAAACATTGCTCAATAATAAAAATCCAAtcaatttttaaaaaacttttGTGCTCATCATGTTTATCAGTCAAAGTGGATCTATTTCCTTGTGCGGGTAGTTCCATCAATCCACACTCCACTATACAATTATAGAAATCCACCACTTCAGCTTATGTCACTTCATTTCCTCCTATTATATCCTCTACATTCAGTATAGAGTGAAAATATCCTAGTATCATCCATGGTTCACTACATCCTCTACTGTGAGTAATTAAATCTTCCTACAGTTCCTTCCTTTTATCTTCTATATTAAAAACATATACATAGATTACCTCAAAAAATAGTTGAAGAGGAACATACAATACTTCACATGTTATTAGTTGAGCAGTCTTTATCCTAGGTATAATCTGGCCTCCAGGTGATCCAAATTCTACCATTGTAATGACAATCAAAGTTTGTTACAAACTTCCACCCAACAAACATCTTATCTGCTACTTAACCCATCCTTTCTTTTTTAACTTTTGTTTCCAGCAGGCCTATCAAACCTACTCTTTCCTCATTGCAAAGGAGTTTAATCTCCTTTTGTTTATTAGGAGCATTAAGCCCCCTAATGTTCCAACTTAGTAGACTAACCATCCCCATTAAGAGGGATAATTAGACCACCTACACTACTTCCTTCTCCCTCTCCTTAGATAGGTTGAAGCCTTCCTGCTTATTGAGTATCTGGAATGAATTGGATTTCTCTATTTGTTCCTTCTGCCCTTCCATAGTCTTGCCATATTTATTAGGTGTTTGCCAACCTTGTTCTATATTTCTTTCCTTTGTTACCACCTGTTCTTTTGCTACATATTGTTGTGTTCTTCCTAGAGTTCCTTGTCCTTTAGTAATTCTTATGGCATTTGAATTAGTTTTCTGAGCTTCATGGTTCTTCTCACTTTGCATTTGACCTTGCTTCTCCGTCTGAGTATTTGCTGTCTGTTCTTTGTTCCTTTGTTCATTCTTAAGAGCTTTATTCTTTAGTCTGCATACGCCTTCTTCATGCCCATACTTTAAGCAATGGGTACAAAGAGTTGGCTTCCAATCATAGCTAACCCTTTGCTCTATTAGTTTTTCCTTCTCATTCCTAAACATCACCACAT encodes the following:
- the LOC104235880 gene encoding transmembrane 9 superfamily member 1-like — protein: MLSTVPSLLIFIICSCFLAYPTLAKYQEDDSVTLWVNKAAPYNNPQETYSYYSLPFCRPADGDHKRGGLGEVLGGNDLIDSRIDIMFKRNVEKSSICALQLDASKVAQFEYAIDNLYWFEFFMDDLPIWGFVGEVHSDRNQDIKHVIYTHTNLLIKYNGDQIIFVQLYQESPKPLEEGRVLDMTYSVKWVPTNVTYARRFDVYLNFTFFENQIHWFSVFNSIMMVVFLTGLVSMILMRTLRNDYAKYARENDDMETLDKDVHEESGWKLVHGDVFRPPENLALLSAVVGTGAQLSTLVLLVIISAMIGNLYIGRGAIITTFIVCYALTSFISGYVSGGLYSRNAGENWIKSMVLTASLFPFVCFGIGFILNIIAIFYGSLLAIPFGTIVVVFVIWAFISFPLTLLGTVVGRNWSGAPNNPCRVKTIPRPIPEKKWYLKPSVISMVGGLLPFGSIFIEMYFIFSSFWTYMVYYHVYGFMLLVFIILIIVTVCVTIVATYFLLNAENYHWQWTSFFSAASTAFYVYLYSIYYYYAKTRMFGLFQTSVYFGYTLMFCLGLGTLCGAVGYIGSNLFVRRIFSNIKCD